AGAATAGGTAGATTTTCAGCTTCCCAATTCTGTTTCACGTAAATAGGACGAATGATGCGCTGGACGTATTTCTGtcaaaaacaaacattcattataaacaacattttcaaaaagatcttaaaattaattttagatacAATAATCTCCAATTTGAATACAAAACAATTCTgagttaagctcgccgttgttcGTAGACTGTAAAATTAAAAGGctgaacaaattattttttttcagccttttttatcatCCCATTGCTGGGcgcaggcttcctctcacacagaggattagtgtgcaataaaggaaaataataaattaatgcttACCATCAGACTATCATAAGCCAAGGAGTTAGACAGTCGATCTTCTAAGTCTCTGAAGACAGATGCGGCAGTTCGCCACGGCGTGATATCATTTTCTACCAGCAAGTACGTCGTAAGGTTTAATGCTAGGTTATATGGCACTTGTCTTGACTCCGCTAGGGCGAATATATCGTCCATGAGGTTCGATCTGTCTGCTGGGGTTATCTGCGAGAATATCACACTAGTATTATATAGGCGAATGTttgaatagaatataatatttatttgtaaaaaataggtattgacaaaataaagattgtatgtacctatgtacaatTAGAACGCTATTGAGAGTGTGTATGTCATGTGGGTATGCTTGTTACTTCCTCATGCGCAAACGGCCGAAGGGGTTTGATGAAATTATAGCAAAACCAATAATCATAGCTTTGTTCAATAATGCAATGACTTTGCCGTGACTTACCCATAATTTATTAACGATTTAATTGACAGACTCAGCGTCAAATATACTTCATCTATTTATTCCTATCTATGTTCATCACTATTTGATGAGTGTAGGTAGATTTTGGGCCACCTTTACTAAAGTTACTTTAGGTGTATTTGGTACTTAATAGGAACTACAATCACGATAGAAGGTCACAATTCATGCGAGACCAAAACTGTTATAATATCTAGGCTATAAGTATTTACGAGCTCAGTCTCGCCTACCTTGTGCAATTCATTTCAACATAATCGCCCataaaaatactgaacaaaAACAAACGGCAAAATGTTAAGACTGAGGATTCAAGTTTATTTGAAAGATTCTGCAGCACCAGAATTCTGtttcaagtaggtactttaaattaaaccttattttcTAGAATATAAGACCCAAAATGTCATGCTATGTTAGCGAGTCAAAACATACCTTCTGTGCTTAAATAGGTAATTTCATCTTTATGCAGTCACATTAAAATCTCTTTTCGGATATTGCTAAATTAAACGTTCATAATACAAACCTCTTTGGACTTAGACTTCATAGCTGCAATCAGGGTTTGCCATATggatattgaataatttactcTGTAGTAGCCAACTTGATCAACATTTAACTTTACCCACTGATCGCCATCATTTACCCTCAATTTCACTAAAAACAATATAAgaagtttcaataaaataataagaataaaaaaattagtAACGTTAATCAagtattgattattatttttcacgCATCTCTTACCATTTTGTGCCTTATCTGGCAACCAtacaatttcattatttgttCCACTATTAGTCTTGAATGTTATTGGCACGAACCAGCggtaactataaaatataaattgtttcaaGTCAATTTGAAGCGGACTAATGAATTTTATTGTACCTAAGAATcaaatctattttaataatatttataaagtttattttctgtTGTCGCCGTGCAATTTTTATCAGCGAGTTTGAGTAAACTATTGCTACTACATAAGAAGGTCTACTAGACATTCAACCTGCATGGTCAGTAAAGAATTATCTCCAATTTTCAAACATGGAGGTCAGGATTATAAGCCTACTGGCCACTGGCtgataacaatatttaaattaagagtAAGTACTTTACATAGGACACTATAGGTACTCACTTGAATTTGGAATCATTGGGATACGTAGCATCAGGGTCGATAAGGAACCGCGACTGCGTCACAAAGTATGTGTTGGGCATGTCGCCCGTTTTCACTTCCAGGACTGGGTAGCCCATTTGTCTTGTCCAGGTATCCATTATGTACCTGAAACGTTGATATGCAGTAGTAAAGTATAAACAGCATTAAATACTTTACACTCCATagtgtattttgattttataagtTCAATTATGAAAATGACCATTTTCTTCAAGAGAGAAAGTCCAGTGAGAGATGCGTCAATCTGTCAATGTTAACATTCTATATTAAAAGGGAAGCGTGAAAAATACTTACGAGAGATTCAAATCAGGATAGGTTGTCTTAAAGTAAGGTTCTAATGACGACAGTAGATCTTGAGTGACGGTGTTGCCATACTTATACTTTTTTAGGTAATCCGAGACCCCCAAACGGAAGTTCTCAGGGCCAATGAAACCTTCCAGCATTCTTAATATTGAAGCTCCctgtaccaaaaaaaaaaatacacatttatttttaataaatcagtTACAAGTGTTGAAACTGtcacataaatatataaaatacttaaaggaTGTTCGCTCAAAACAATGGGTTATAACAATGACtttaccataaaatattacaccACTGTCTACATCTAAActacaatatttcaaaataaatgccctacccccgcactcagagacatttaatgattacttaaatctctccttagtgacagattctcataaaaattctgcactaaggtaTGGCtaaagtaaccattaaatgtctctgagtgtgtcctaagccattaaacaaaatactatttaccTTATTATAAGAGATTGAGTCAAATATGGCAGTGATTTCATCAGGAGTCTGTACAGTTTGTACTATCGGATGGCTTGATAGTTTTGCATCAATTGCCAAAACTGGGTGTAATGTCTTAGTTAGGAAGTGATCCAACTGAAAAATTAATAGTTAAAAATTTAACTCATTCAGGAATAAGATCATATTTGCATGATTAGATCTCAAGTATATATTGCAAGACAACATACCACTTTCCAAGAAGGTTCAATAACATCTAAGGCTTTAACTTGCATGTATGAAGCAAAACCTTCATTGAGCCAAACATCATCCCACCATTTCATGGTCACTGAAAAATgcacataaaaattataacttaacaTTGATTGGCATAATTTCCAATATATATAATTATCTctttcttaaatattatttagttaatgTTACCTAAGTTTCCAAACCACATATGAGCAAGCTCATGTGTTATTGTATtggcaacatttattttgtttgtagccGATGCCTTAGCTGGGTCTACAAGGAAGGATGTCTCCCTGTACGTAATCAGACCCCAATGTTCTGTGGCTCCTGATACATAATCAGGAATTGCAATCATATCTGAAAGAAGTTACATATTTTAGTTGGACACTTTTTACTGTTTATAATcatctttcaaataaataatcaattcaaaatgaaaaatatactaTGTATACCTAATTTAGGCAGAGGGAATGGTACTTCATAATATCTGATATAGAACTCAGTAGCCCTCTTTCCGATATCTTGAGCAAAATCAATCTTGTACAGTTCTTGTCTTTGAGCAAATGAGCGAAGGGTGAAGTTACTTCCAATGTCACCAGAGTTAATTTCATCCTGTTTGTGATCAAAGTCACAAATCACAAAGCAGGCTAAGTATGTGGACATCGGAACACTTGTAGCGAATGTAACCTTATCCATGTTAGAATCTTTATCAAATACTGATCCTATTTCCTGGAAATTAATATTACACATGTActctataaaaattaaatttatattgaattttataaacTAAACTTAGGTCTGGAGTATTCCATTACAATTCCATACTTACGTTCATGTTGGAAAGAGCAATGTAAGACGGTGGCTTCCATAAAGTAATATCATATGTAGCCTTAAAAGCAGGCTCGTCAAAGCATGGAAAGGCTTGACGGGCATAAGTCGGTTGGAACTTACTCGCCACCATGGTTCTGTAATAATGTAATGGAACGTTTATTATAAATTCATCATCATGTTAAAAAACAATTCTACAAATATAAACAGTTGAACTTAAATCATATATAGATATAAAGGCAGATACATCCATAATGAATATTTTACCTATTATCAAACAAACGTGAGGAATATAATCCCACAATATTTCTGGTTAGATCACCATTGAATTTAATACAGATCTTGTAGTATCCCGGACTCAGTTCAGTTTCAAAATAGATGAATAGTTGTTCTATATGTTTGATCTCCACAAACTTTGAGACAGCAACCTCATCGCCGTTTTTGTAAACCTTCACCTCAGTTATATTTAGGAAATTAGAATGAAGGTTTATGAAATTATGTGGGCACTTGACAATAACACTGATTTCAACGTCCCCCTGAAATTCACCCTCGTCCATGCAAGGACGTAACTGTAGCTTATAGTTGTCAGGTCTGATGTGCGGAGGGAGCCGTGCAGACACGTCCAGGTTCAAATGCATTTCTTCTTCCATAGTCATAGTATTTGTGCCAACTTCAACCCGGTTTTGTTCATTTATAACAGTCGTACACCTGAATATTTGTCTACGGCTGCGGCGTCGAAGCGGCATGAGGTCAACGCACTTTAGCCGTCTAGTCAATAATCCGCGATAACATAACATTAATCGTGGAATTAACACTTTAATAtcgtatttattttggttagcACACCCACAGCTGATTTTTTACGAACCACATTGACAGATGGATGACACAAAGTCAATAGTTCTTCAGTTCAGAAATGTTATCGTGAAGTGCCTGTCATGACAActtttttaatagatattcagataaaaaaatttacaataattattatcatgttaaattatttatgttatgaaGTTAATTCCTTTATACATGGGTTTGTTTCAAGACAGTTGTGATAAAAGTAGCTCTTTACTCACCCGCCATTTTTCAAATGACTAGCATAAAAtccaacaatttttttatccagTCTTCCAGAGAATAGTATGAAAAGCGAATTTTCCCCGGAAACTTCATATTCTAGGCTTATAATCAGTAGTTCTCTTTTGTCCAGCGTCATTTTAGTGGATGTTATTGGAACGTCGCCATTGGCATTTTTCAAGGTGACTGCATGAATGGTAAGATTATTCGTATGGAGTGTTATTGTTTTTGCTGGTTGCGTTGCAGTTATTTTAATCATTACCGAGCCGTTAAAAGTTTTACTTGATATGTTAGGATGAAGcataagtttataattttttggaaCGATGGACCTCGGAAGTCGATAATAATTTttatcctgaaaaaaaaaatgcattatagtaggtacctaaccgTAGacgtcatggtggcctagtgggtaaaggaccaacctctcaagtatgagggcgcgggttgcaacttttctgagtttgtatgtacctactttctaagtatatcttagataccattgactgtgttttggatggcacgttaaactgtaggtcccggctgtcattgaacatccttggcagtcgttacgggtagtcagaagccagtaagtctgacgccagtctaaagAAGGGgcatcgggttgcccaggtaactgggttgaggaggtcagataggcagtcgcttcttgtaaagcactggtacctactcagctgaatctggttagactggaagccgaccccaacatagttgggaaaaaggctcggtagatgataGTAGGTTAGGTACctaaccatttttttattctggTAGGTACGGGAAGAGCTCTTtacgcggttgaaaccgctgTCTCAAATAAACCGTGTAGGGTAGGGTTGTAGGGACCTAGTGTGTCAAATACCAACACACAAGACCGTGTTTAACATATGATCATATTATGTAGATAACCTACCGCTATTGTTTGATTTTTCTCTTCTTTTTTAGTTAAGTTGCTGCCTTGAAGTTCAAGAACTTGTCCGCAAGAGTCTTTAGTCATAGTCGCTAATGCAACAGTGGACACAAAAAGGCATAGAGTGGCCAGCATAAATAATACcagcaatttattattattggtccAATTTCTCAGTTTTGAATTACTcatctgaaaagaaaaaaatatgaacgtgGGGATGAAATGTCGTTAATTAAGTTTGTCACTTCAGAATATCTTGCTTGGCCCTAATTCTTATATTACTATGGCACCAATTAGATTATCTAGTGCGTGAATCATGTGAACCGAGCACGTTCGAATAATAGTGTAActggattaattaaattgaacatGAAGGCAATATACCTAGatgggtacctacctacacctaCTTATCTATTAACTTTCATGCAATAATTTTAGGTTAATAAGTTGAGGGGTCACTCCTACCTAGGTAGGTCGGTAGATGCCATAAGAACTTTAGAGTGGTGTATGTAACAAAccccaatgactgtgtttcggatggcacgttaaactgtaggacccggctgtcattggaTATCCTTGTcagacgttacgggtagtcagaagccagtaagtctgacaccagtctaaccaaggggtattgggttgcccgggcaactgggttgaggaggtcagatagggcagtcgctccttgtaaagcgctggtactcagctacatcctgttagaccagaagccgaccccaacgtagttgggaaaaaaggctcggagaacaTGTATAACaaccaataataatttaaaataatcaactGTAAGCAATATCATAAAATTCTTAACGCT
This genomic window from Helicoverpa armigera isolate CAAS_96S chromosome 13, ASM3070526v1, whole genome shotgun sequence contains:
- the LOC110371610 gene encoding glutamyl aminopeptidase isoform X2, translated to MLCYRGLLTRRLKCVDLMPLRRRSRRQIFRCTTVINEQNRVEVGTNTMTMEEEMHLNLDVSARLPPHIRPDNYKLQLRPCMDEGEFQGDVEISVIVKCPHNFINLHSNFLNITEVKVYKNGDEVAVSKFVEIKHIEQLFIYFETELSPGYYKICIKFNGDLTRNIVGLYSSRLFDNRTMVASKFQPTYARQAFPCFDEPAFKATYDITLWKPPSYIALSNMNEIGSVFDKDSNMDKVTFATSVPMSTYLACFVICDFDHKQDEINSGDIGSNFTLRSFAQRQELYKIDFAQDIGKRATEFYIRYYEVPFPLPKLDMIAIPDYVSGATEHWGLITYRETSFLVDPAKASATNKINVANTITHELAHMWFGNLVTMKWWDDVWLNEGFASYMQVKALDVIEPSWKVLDHFLTKTLHPVLAIDAKLSSHPIVQTVQTPDEITAIFDSISYNKGASILRMLEGFIGPENFRLGVSDYLKKYKYGNTVTQDLLSSLEPYFKTTYPDLNLSYIMDTWTRQMGYPVLEVKTGDMPNTYFVTQSRFLIDPDATYPNDSKFNYRWFVPITFKTNSGTNNEIVWLPDKAQNVKLRVNDGDQWVKLNVDQVGYYRVNYSISIWQTLIAAMKSKSKEITPADRSNLMDDIFALAESRQVPYNLALNLTTYLLVENDITPWRTAASVFRDLEDRLSNSLAYDSLMKYVQRIIRPIYVKQNWEAENLPILDSLLRTTILSMAAHYQLPEAEATVKSMFQLWLNGHGVTESKPIQQDLRELVYYYGMKSASMTDWDKLWKIYQKEEDVQEKVKLRRALAAPRDTTILRKFLLMAWDESNIRSQDYLNVVTQISTNPSGTALVWEDVRSRWPQLVERFTLNSRYLGNVIPAITETFNTELKLQEMETFFAQYPEAGAGEGARARALETVRNNIRWNQYHLNDVAAWVNANQRA
- the LOC110371610 gene encoding glutamyl aminopeptidase isoform X1; translation: MSNSKLRNWTNNNKLLVLFMLATLCLFVSTVALATMTKDSCGQVLELQGSNLTKKEEKNQTIADKNYYRLPRSIVPKNYKLMLHPNISSKTFNGSVMIKITATQPAKTITLHTNNLTIHAVTLKNANGDVPITSTKMTLDKRELLIISLEYEVSGENSLFILFSGRLDKKIVGFYASHLKNGGTMVASKFQPTYARQAFPCFDEPAFKATYDITLWKPPSYIALSNMNEIGSVFDKDSNMDKVTFATSVPMSTYLACFVICDFDHKQDEINSGDIGSNFTLRSFAQRQELYKIDFAQDIGKRATEFYIRYYEVPFPLPKLDMIAIPDYVSGATEHWGLITYRETSFLVDPAKASATNKINVANTITHELAHMWFGNLVTMKWWDDVWLNEGFASYMQVKALDVIEPSWKVLDHFLTKTLHPVLAIDAKLSSHPIVQTVQTPDEITAIFDSISYNKGASILRMLEGFIGPENFRLGVSDYLKKYKYGNTVTQDLLSSLEPYFKTTYPDLNLSYIMDTWTRQMGYPVLEVKTGDMPNTYFVTQSRFLIDPDATYPNDSKFNYRWFVPITFKTNSGTNNEIVWLPDKAQNVKLRVNDGDQWVKLNVDQVGYYRVNYSISIWQTLIAAMKSKSKEITPADRSNLMDDIFALAESRQVPYNLALNLTTYLLVENDITPWRTAASVFRDLEDRLSNSLAYDSLMKYVQRIIRPIYVKQNWEAENLPILDSLLRTTILSMAAHYQLPEAEATVKSMFQLWLNGHGVTESKPIQQDLRELVYYYGMKSASMTDWDKLWKIYQKEEDVQEKVKLRRALAAPRDTTILRKFLLMAWDESNIRSQDYLNVVTQISTNPSGTALVWEDVRSRWPQLVERFTLNSRYLGNVIPAITETFNTELKLQEMETFFAQYPEAGAGEGARARALETVRNNIRWNQYHLNDVAAWVNANQRA